From a single Stomoxys calcitrans chromosome 4, idStoCalc2.1, whole genome shotgun sequence genomic region:
- the LOC106096001 gene encoding protein wings apart-like, whose amino-acid sequence MSRWGKHIVVPLETSKESTNRPTVARSLGTMGKWGKMGFTSTRTYTMSALPAVVAAAAAAVAAASPQESPASHKEDDQSVSVLEPPKPRKFFKSRNTTPPEVIAQIIQQIPRTPASPTRDSSGTSTMPSFLSTPVREPIKMKIPKSNSAERKKKAPKKTSKKTGTNTTTEGTTETTGDHEADDKPPPEPKSTKKKKEKELKPEAPPSRILGRARKAVNYCEDDYDDRNPTPIKDIVVPKQKKAEKVISVQETPPPTPAHKVDDVYASCDTPEPVLPPPAAPQQPPLIVHQPQAIVNSAASKTPEHPPIVLRISKGTSRLVSTDSEEQQPNASSSTPPSETTAANITLTETPQSSLTLSIAKSRQASVEDSSTPAIITTPKIIVKPLRPPSPVLHPAAVSNQQDEEAEESGEEEEEEEEDEEEAEPEPEPPEINYCTVKISPDKPPKERLKLIIKTDVIRNAIAAAAAAEAKAKAKKELLEASGRSGNEGKSKKNKKRKHLKHAAVEQLTPQQGSSSEFKIPSPHPALGNSNTIHDQLTTHHPPPSSMLHSAPSHSNVTASASRTVVSPAALSEKDFDSQSSVLGSISSKGNSTPLDIQPPPEESCVLHSRGSSVITSDLETSQHSSLVAPPSDIELRLESMMMDGESSQQQRTSATFVEAEPLQEDILAVLRGDETTTAMDVVAEEPQTEAIKENGLEKDNIENIETADDNAVATPVATRGRLTRGRPKPNNQPIANVEPLVQAPRTRGRKPAAVLQPSAIPAEEIPVAPIKRTTRRGKKFVEDTNSPIVMDDTPQAAIPEESSPNKSEEENNPVLAPAVTTRRGRIPRNANNLNNNNNNTNNNNNINKISTNITTKANNPPEAVTNHKLTPSETTTNATPASAAAASAQKSYGRKRKNQQATQVLQASTLQEDIEDYSQPTPAKKSSLDLPSTEENLDTQITPMQPFNENRLTPSLDLQENNSLDSCSLPRPPSSLGGENPSLSPPLRDYKIKDKFKRTLTLDTQVNNTVVVKQTDAVSAPTNQQQQVEPVKLVISKKKGSIFKSRVPSEQTEHTGGGKRHLYKHRWDATANGDANSEDNAPATAANKVSEPKNTNSTVEAIFNDFNSDETRSSPVPPIKMTRVIKPNPQAIPSAGSALDDPMADSITSVKIDRKAKEYYTVVRNVKTAHQIQEIGEYQEMDDDVEYILDALQPHNPMSTRCLSALQLATKCMVPAFRMHVRAHGVVTKFFKALSDANRDLSLGLCTTAIMYILSQEGLNMDLDRDSLELMMLLLESEQTVAAPADHANYERNKQRVRELCEEIKVQGKATHLNVDSITVGTLAMETLLSLTSKRAGDWFKEELRELGGLEHIIKTINDCCRPVIDNVYSETGINWTRPLLDNMQTVERCLRVLENVTQLNEENQQYILTYNKGSAATTLCSLYSLCNREIIMYPTSEFTSRDNPGIVIRELLIPLMKVLISLTHPFSPTNTLGAELVGQKADVIDTSLHLLLKAPNYIPDRCVFELSILSLLLLNNLTMYTLQNRKRIMQAGAPSDFNLSHDVTQQPPETAIAAVMAYFYRCEELARLVEKNTDAFLDKQDKNKKKQEEVDETVNNLLQKAGHHMEHSLKGSYTAILIGHLITDNEEYEAIVRSHVKGNCFKEIISVLEKYYNFMNLTASAEASVVAHIKSTQKLLEYFKKRDLLHEDARPFTRNDTDYTDAVPLNLETHHHRQNDELANTSAANSGTSSTQRVYKTYSQR is encoded by the exons ATGTCTCGGTGGGGCAAACATATTGTGGTTCCTTTGGAAACCTCCAAAGAGAGCACAAACCGTCCCACTGTGGCTCGTTCTCTGGGCACTATGGGTAAATGGGGTAAAATGGGCTTTACTTCGACACGCACCTACACAATGTCTGCCTTGCCGGCAGTagtagctgctgctgctgcggccGTAGCAGCTGCCAGCCCACAGGAAAGTCCAGCATCGCATAAGGAAGACGATCAATCGGTGTCGGTTCTGGAACCACCGAAACCACGCAAATTCTTCAAATCACGCAATACCACACCGCCCGAAGTTATAGCACAAATCATACAACAAATCCCCCGCACACCCGCATCGCCCACTCGCGACAGCAGCGGTACGTCTACTATGCCCTCCTTTCTAAGCACACCCGTACGTGAAcccatcaaaatgaaaatacccaaAAGCAATTCTGCAGAGCGGAAAAAGAAAGCACCTAAGAAAACTTCCAAAAAGACCGGCACTAACACCACCACCGAGGGCACAACGGAAACAACTGGAGATCATGAAGCCGACGACAAACCGCCACCCGAACCGAAATCAAcgaaaaagaagaaagaaaaagagCTTAAACCAGAGGCGCCACCTTCACGTATTTTGGGCAGAGCTCGCAAAGCTGTCAACTATTGTGAGGATGATTATGACGATCGAAATCCTACGCCCATTAAGGATATTGTAGTGCCGAAACAAAAGAAGGCGGAAAAGGTGATCAGTGTTCAAGAGACGCCGCCACCAACGCCTGCACACAAAGTCGATGATGTTTATGCATCGTGTGATACACCGGAACCGGTGTTACCTCCACCGGCAGCACCGCAACAACCACCATTAATAGTACATCAGCCCCAAGCAATTGTAAATAGTGCAGCTTCCAAAACGCCCGAACATCCTCCCATTGTACTAAGAATATCAAAG GGTACCTCACGCTTAGTCAGTACTGATAGTGAAGAACAACAACCGAATGCTTCCTCATCAACGCCGCCATCCGAAACAACAGCTGCTAACATAACGCTCACAGAGACGCCACAGTCTTCATTGACGTTGTCTATAGCGAAATCTCGACAAGCCTCCGTAGAAGATTCCTCAACACCCGCCATTATTACAACGCCGAAGATTATTGTGAAACCTTTGAGGCCACCTTCACCTGTATTACATCCAGCTGCAGTCTCCAACCAACAGGACGAGGAAGCCGAAGAAAGTGGtgaagaggaggaggaggaagaaGAGGACGAGGAAGAAGCTGAACCAGAGCCGGAACCACCAGAAATAAACTATTGCACTGTTAAAATATCTCCAGATAAGCCACCAAAAGAACGCTTGAAGTTGATTATCAAAACAGATGTTATCCGAAATGCCATAGCAGCGGCGGCCGCAGCCGAAGCAAAGGCGAAAGCAAAAAAGGAGCTTCTTGAAGCCTCTGGACGTTCTGGTAATGAGGGAAAAtctaaaaagaataaaaaacgcAAACATTTAAAACACGCTGCGGTTGAACAACTTACGCCACAACAAGGATCATCAAGTGAATTTAAAATCCCTTCGCCACATCCCGCTCTAGGCAATAGTAATACTATACATGATCAACTCACGACACATCACCCGCCTCCTTCATCTATGCTGCATTCAGCTCCCTCACACTCAAATGTAACTGCATCCGCCTCTAGAACCGTAGTATCTCCTGCAGCTTTATCCGAAAAAGATTTCGACTCTCAATCATCTGTTCTGGGGAGTATATCGTCAAAAGGCAATAGTACGCCGTTAGACATACAACCGCCTCCGGAAGAAAGTTGTGTTTTACATAGTAGAGGCTCTAGTGTGATAACAAGTGACCTTGAGACAAGCCAGCACTCATCGCTGGTGGCGCCTCCCTCGGACATTGAATTAAGACTGGAGTCCATGATGATGGATGGGGAAAGTAGTCAACAGCAACGAACCTCTGCTACTTTTGTTGAAGCCGAACCTTTGCAAGAGGACATATTGGCTGTACTGAGAGGTGATGAAACAACAACAGCCATGGATGTAGTAGCGGAAGAGCCACAAACAGAGGCTATAAAAGAAAACGGCTTAGAGAAAGACAATATCGAAAACATAGAAACAGCGGATGATAATGCTGTTGCTACTCCCGTCGCCACAAGGGGTCGCCTAACAAGAGGACGGCCCAAACCCAACAACCAACCCATAGCCAACGTCGAACCTCTAGTACAAGCGCCGAGAACGCGAGGACGCAAGCCAGCTGCTGTTTTACAGCCCTCTGCCATTCCCGCTGAGGAAATTCCTGTCGCTCCCATTAAACGCACAACACGAAGAGGAAAGAAGTTTGTAGAGGACACCAATTCACCGATCGTTATGGATGACACACCTCAAGCGGCAATTCCAGAGGAATCATCTCCAAATAAATCAGAGGAAGAAAATAATCCTGTCTTGGCCCCGGCGGTTACCACAAGAAGAGGCAGAATACCACGCAATGCCAACAAccttaataataacaacaataataccaacaataataacaatattaacaaaatttcgacaaacATTACGACTAAAGCCAATAACCCGCCGGAAGCAGTTACCAACCATAAGCTTACACCTAGCGAGACAACGACGAATGCCACGCCCGCATCAGCGGCAGCCGCTAGCGCACAAAAAAGCTATGGTCGCAAACGAAAGAATCAGCAAGCAACACAAGTGTTGCAAGCAAGTACCCTACAGGAAGACATTGAAGACTACTCACAACCCACACCCGCCAAAAAGTCTAGCCTTGATTTGCCCTCTACAGAGGAAAATCTCGACACTCAAATTACACCTATGCAGCCATTCAACGAGAATCGACTCACACCCTCTTTGGATCTGCAGGAGAATAATTCGCTGGATTCTTGTTCCTTACCGCGACCGCCTAGCAGCTTAGGCGGCGAAAATCCGTCGCTTTCACCACCTCTGAGAGACTACAAGATAAAGGATAAATTCAAGCGTACCTTAACCCTTGACACTCAAGTCAATAACACAGTGGTGGTAAAGCAAACCGATGCCGTATCCGCCCCCACAAATCAACAACAGCAGGTCGAACCTGTCAAGTTAGTTATCTCCAAAAAGAAGGGTAGCAtctttaagagtagagtaccatCAGAGCAAACTGAACACACGGGAGGAGGTAAAAGACATTTGTATAAGCACCGATGGGATGCAACAGCCAATGGCGATGCAAACAGCGAAGACAATGCGCCCGCCACAGCTGCCAACAAAGTTTCCGAGCCCAAGAACACAAATTCTACAGTGGAAGCCATCTTTAATGACTTCAATAGCGATGAAACTCGCAGCAGTCCTGTACCTCCCATTAAAATGACAAGGGTCATTAAACCAAACCCTCAAGCAATTCCTTCAGCGGGATCTGCGCTGGACGACCCCATGGCTGATTCAATTACGTCGGTGAAAATTGATAGAAAAGCGAAAGAATATTACACAGTGGTGCGTAACGTCAAAACAGCCCATCAAATCCAAGAAATCGGAGAATATCAAGAAATGGATGATGACGTTGAGTATATTCTGGATGCTTTGCAACCCCACAATCCCATGTCCACTCGTTGCCTGTCAGCCCTGCAATTAGCCACCAAATGTATGGTTCCTGCTTTCCGTATGCATGTTCGGGCGCACGGTGTTGTAACTAAATTCTTCAAAGCCCTCTCTGATGCAAATCGTGATCTCTCACTGGGACTGTGTACTACAGCAATTATGTACATTTTGTCTCAAGAAGGTTTAAATATGGATTTGGATAGGGATTCGCTGGAGCTAATGATGCTGCTGCTAGAATCCGAACAAACGGTAGCAGCGCCAGCAGATCATGCCAACTAcgagagaaacaaacaaagagtAAGAGAACTGTGTGAGGAAATCAAAGTCCAGGGCAAAGCAacacatttaaatgttgactcGATCACCGTGGGTACCCTAGCCATGGAAACGTTGCTATCTCTTACTTCCAAACGGGCGGGGGATTGGTTCAAAGAGGAACTGCGAGAATTGGGCGGTCTGGAGCACATTATAAAAACTATCAACGATTGCTGTCGTCCGGTCATTGACAATGTGTACAGTGAGACGGGCATTAATTGGACGCGACCTCTTTTAGATAATATGCAAACCGTGGAACGGTGCCTGCGTGTTTTGGAAAATGTCACTCAATTAAATGAAGAAAATCAACAGTACATACTCACATATAACAAGGGTTCGGCCGCAACGACGTTATGTTCCCTGTATTCCCTCTGTAATCGTGAGATAATAATGTATCCAACATCAGAGTTTACATCACGAGACAATCCGGGCATTGTTATACGAGAATTGTTGATTCCTCTTATGAAAGTGCTCATCAGTTTAACGCATCCGTTTAGTCCGACGAACACATTAGGTGCCGAATTGGTGGGGCAAAAGGCTGATGTTATCGATACAAGTCTCCATTTGCTATTGAAGGCACCCAACTACATTCCGGATCGCTGTGTCTTTGAACTTAGTATATTG TCCCTTTTACTGCTGAACAATCTAACAATGTACACCTTGCAAAATCGTAAACGCATTATGCAAGCTGGAGCTCCTTCCGACTTTAATTTAAGCCATGATGTCACGCAGCAACCGCCGGAAACCGCAATAGCAGCTGTAATGGCTTACTTCTATAGATGTGAAGAACTAGCACG ATTGGTGGAAAAGAACACTGATGCCTTTCTGGATAAACAGGATAAGAATAAAAAGAAGCAAGAAGAAGTTGATGAGACTGTAAATAATT TACTCCAAAAAGCTGGTCATCATATGGAACATTCCCTGAAAGGCAGTTACACGGCAATATTAATTGGACATTTAATTACCGACAATGAAGAATATGAAGCAATTGTACGGTCTCATGTTAAGGGCAATTGTTTCAAGGAGATTATAAGCGTTTTAGAGAAATACTACAACTTTATGAATTTAACAGCCAGT GCCGAAGCTTCGGTGGTAGCACACATAAAATCGACACAAAAATTATTGGAATATTTCAAAAAACGCGATCTTTTGCATGAGGATGCAAGGCCGTTCACACGAAACGATACAGATTATACTGATGCGGTGCCGCTTAACTTGGAAACACATCATCATCGGCAAAATGATGAGCTAGCCAATACATCGGCGGCTAATAGTGGTACATCATCCACGCAGCGTGTTTACAAGACCTACAGTCAAAGATAA